A stretch of the Neofelis nebulosa isolate mNeoNeb1 chromosome 1, mNeoNeb1.pri, whole genome shotgun sequence genome encodes the following:
- the LOC131519405 gene encoding uncharacterized protein LOC131519405 yields the protein MTKIRWQQVWGSAETARSDCEGLCWNLAARRLGEQPHAGSHSAGQFSSSFGSFAQPCTQWLHKADYKLQRIPEGAKSDAGANEPREPLIPVTEWDKLGKAWTTQIQAHQAAESLPWEPGVIIRPIQRGPGTLGARRPARAGAPVRLGAVGTPPGPGAGPGRRVEGRASAPAASVKSVLRRAHINTSRDTGEKARQTQPGVWTLQNVGSSSVQTSLPCLCPAWRCASPTGPQATDTAARVILRPFSPSPSFLSVFLETGSR from the exons ATGACGAAGATTCGGTGGCAACAAG TGTGGGGAAGCGCGGAGACCGCGCGGAGCGATTGTGAGGGGCTCTGCTGGAATTTGGCAGCGCGGAGGCTTGGAGAACAGCCCCATGCTGGCTCCCATTCAGCAGGCCAGTTTTCCTCGAGCTTTGGAAGTTTCGCTCAGCCGTGCACTCAATGGCTTCACAAAGCTGATTACAAGCTTCAGCGCATTCCTGAAGGAGCCAAAAGCGACGCAGGTGCAAACGAGCCGAGGGAGCCCCTTATCCCGGTGACAGAATGGGACAAGCTGGGAAAGGCTTGGACCACACAAATCCAAGCTCACCAGGCAGCAGAAAGCCTGCCTTGGGAACCGGGGGTCATTATCCGCCCTATTCAGCGGGGCCCAGGGACCCTGGGGGCCCGGAGGCCAGCCCGCGCGGGAGCGCCAGTGCGCCTTGGGGCTGTGGGGACCCCGCCAGGGcctggggccgggccggggcgccGGGTGGAGGGCCGTGCCTCTGCACCCGCGGCTTCGGTAAAATCTGTGCTCCGACGTGCCCATATCAACACCAGTAGGGACACAGGAGAAAAAGCGCGCCAGACGCAACCGGGTGTGTGGACACTGCAAAACGTTGGCTCATCCAGCGTCCAGACCTCCCTGCCCTGTCTCTGCCCGGCCTGGCGCTGCGCGTCCCCGACGGGCCCCCAGGCCACTGACACAGCCGCAAGGGTCATTCTGCGCCctttctctcccagcccctcttTCCTTTCAGTCTTCCTAGAGACGGGGTCCCGCTGA